The proteins below are encoded in one region of Myxococcales bacterium:
- a CDS encoding Uma2 family endonuclease, whose product MSSAAPRLLTFVDLEALGDVSAEIVGGTLVYKADPSGEHADAQAALAAFLRPEFHRKSGQGGPGGWWILTEVDIELAAHDVYRPDVCGWRRERLPERPSGRPVRVRPDWVCEILSSSNAATDQVDKFRVYATSGVPFYWIGDPERKILTVYRLEGAQYAVALQAKQGEVVSAPPFDAVALRVGLLFGEDPD is encoded by the coding sequence GTGTCGAGCGCAGCTCCACGGCTTTTGACCTTCGTCGATCTCGAGGCGCTGGGCGACGTCTCCGCCGAGATCGTGGGCGGCACGCTGGTCTACAAGGCGGACCCGAGTGGGGAGCACGCGGACGCGCAGGCCGCGCTCGCCGCGTTCCTGCGCCCCGAGTTCCATCGCAAGAGCGGCCAAGGCGGACCGGGGGGTTGGTGGATCCTCACCGAGGTGGACATCGAGCTCGCCGCGCATGACGTGTATCGCCCGGACGTGTGTGGCTGGAGGCGCGAGCGGCTGCCGGAGCGCCCTAGCGGACGCCCGGTGCGCGTGCGCCCCGACTGGGTGTGCGAGATTTTGTCGAGCAGCAACGCGGCCACCGATCAGGTGGACAAGTTCCGCGTCTACGCGACCAGCGGAGTGCCGTTCTACTGGATCGGCGATCCGGAACGGAAGATCCTGACCGTGTACCGACTCGAAGGTGCACAATACGCGGTGGCGCTCCAGGCCAAGCAGGGCGAGGTCGTGAGCGCGCCGCCATTCGATGCGGTGGCGCTCAGGGTGGGGCTGCTGTTCGGCGAAGATCCCGACTGA
- a CDS encoding archease, protein MPERYQRPQPYEELDHTADAGVVVTGRSKEETLARLILAFTDLVTGGGPVEATSSRTVRVQADSLVDSAIDVLRMVLFVFDTEGSPAGSGGSPPGAGRGPEGGWSGGRPPSCAAGLC, encoded by the coding sequence ATGCCCGAGCGCTACCAACGCCCCCAGCCCTACGAGGAGCTCGATCACACCGCCGACGCCGGCGTGGTCGTGACCGGCCGCTCCAAGGAAGAAACGCTGGCGAGGTTGATCCTGGCGTTCACCGATCTGGTCACCGGCGGCGGCCCGGTCGAAGCCACGAGCTCGCGCACCGTTCGGGTGCAGGCCGACAGCCTCGTCGACAGCGCCATCGACGTACTCCGAATGGTGCTCTTCGTGTTCGACACCGAGGGCAGCCCGGCGGGAAGCGGCGGGTCGCCGCCCGGGGCCGGGCGCGGCCCCGAGGGCGGGTGGTCCGGGGGGCGGCCACCGAGTTGCGCGGCGGGGCTGTGCTGA